One genomic region from Gemmobacter aquarius encodes:
- the phnD gene encoding phosphonate ABC transporter substrate-binding protein, with protein sequence MKTLLSLLAATTMLAPALIGAAQAQEIKEFNIGILGGENAQDRMTSNECYRAAIEASLGVPVKVFTPADYDGVIQGLLGGTLDMAWLGASAFAKIYLTDASAVDLALTKQNMDGSTGYYSIAFARKDSGITKLEDAKGKVFAFAEPNSTSGYLVPAAELTETYGDLKQYFSDVKFSGGHEQTIVGVANGDFAAGVSWADGLGNWEDGYNSGAFRKAADAGLVDMNDLVELWKSKIIPEGPMVVRAALPQDVKDKVTQLTADLHETDKDCAYGVAAGEAKDFIPVTLDAYQGVIAARKLQEASQ encoded by the coding sequence ATGAAAACGCTTCTCAGCCTTCTTGCTGCGACCACGATGCTTGCCCCCGCCTTGATCGGTGCCGCACAGGCCCAGGAAATCAAGGAATTCAACATCGGCATCCTTGGCGGTGAAAACGCGCAAGACCGCATGACCTCGAACGAGTGCTACCGCGCCGCGATCGAAGCGTCGCTTGGCGTGCCGGTCAAGGTCTTCACCCCCGCCGATTATGACGGCGTGATCCAGGGTCTGCTCGGCGGCACGCTCGACATGGCGTGGCTTGGCGCTTCGGCCTTTGCCAAGATCTACCTGACCGACGCTTCGGCCGTCGATCTGGCCCTGACCAAGCAGAACATGGACGGCTCGACCGGCTACTACTCGATCGCCTTCGCCCGCAAGGACAGCGGCATCACCAAGCTGGAAGACGCCAAGGGCAAGGTCTTTGCCTTTGCCGAACCGAATTCGACTTCGGGTTACCTCGTGCCTGCCGCCGAACTGACCGAAACCTACGGCGACCTGAAGCAGTACTTCTCGGATGTGAAATTCTCGGGCGGTCATGAGCAGACCATCGTCGGCGTCGCCAATGGCGATTTCGCCGCGGGCGTGTCGTGGGCCGATGGTCTGGGCAACTGGGAAGACGGCTACAATTCGGGCGCCTTCCGCAAGGCCGCCGATGCGGGTCTTGTCGACATGAACGATCTGGTCGAGTTGTGGAAGTCGAAGATCATCCCCGAAGGCCCGATGGTTGTCCGCGCCGCCCTGCCGCAGGACGTGAAGGACAAGGTGACCCAGCTTACCGCCGACCTGCACGAAACCGACAAGGATTGCGCTTACGGCGTTGCCGCAGGTGAGGCCAAGGATTTCATCCCCGTCACGCTCGACGCCTATCAGGGTGTTATTGCCGCCCGCAAATTGCAGGAAGCGTCGCAGTAA
- the phnE gene encoding phosphonate ABC transporter, permease protein PhnE, translated as MVDIAFGPTPGKRPDPQAAGAAYLAMTRRKRLYGGLILIVFVAMLASGFHIAETRNAGGFLSGLSQLDDFPREVLAEAWAKRANLPALMWAALPSLIETVNIAAVSTLLGVLAASVLSLLATRGLALWPALTPVVRRLLDAMRAVPEIVIALILIYILGGGPIPAMVAIAIHTTGAMGKLFSEVAENADLKPVEGLASVGANWSQRMWLGIIPQVAPNWFSYALLRFEINVRASAILGFVGAGGIGYDLKIAMQWGGGRYDQVVAIFLVLFVTIVLIDQLSDRLRHRLVKGAA; from the coding sequence ATGGTCGATATCGCCTTCGGGCCAACCCCCGGCAAACGCCCCGACCCGCAGGCCGCAGGGGCCGCCTATCTGGCCATGACGCGCCGCAAGCGGCTTTATGGCGGGCTGATCCTTATCGTCTTCGTGGCCATGCTTGCTTCGGGCTTTCACATCGCCGAAACCCGCAACGCGGGCGGCTTCCTGTCGGGCCTGTCACAACTCGACGACTTCCCGCGCGAAGTGCTGGCCGAGGCTTGGGCCAAACGCGCCAACCTGCCCGCCCTGATGTGGGCCGCGCTTCCCTCGCTGATCGAAACCGTCAACATCGCCGCCGTCTCGACGCTGCTCGGCGTGCTTGCCGCAAGTGTCCTGTCGCTGCTGGCCACCCGTGGCCTTGCCCTCTGGCCTGCGTTGACCCCCGTGGTCCGCCGCCTGCTCGACGCGATGCGCGCTGTCCCCGAAATCGTCATCGCCCTTATCCTGATCTACATCCTCGGCGGCGGCCCGATTCCCGCCATGGTCGCAATTGCCATCCACACCACCGGCGCGATGGGAAAGCTGTTTTCGGAAGTCGCCGAAAACGCCGATCTCAAACCCGTCGAGGGGCTGGCCTCGGTCGGTGCCAACTGGTCACAGCGGATGTGGCTTGGCATCATCCCGCAGGTGGCACCCAACTGGTTTTCCTATGCGCTGTTGCGCTTCGAGATCAACGTCCGAGCCTCGGCCATCCTTGGCTTCGTCGGCGCGGGGGGCATCGGCTACGACCTCAAGATCGCGATGCAATGGGGCGGGGGGCGTTACGATCAGGTGGTCGCAATCTTCCTTGTCCTTTTCGTCACCATCGTGCTGATCGACCAGTTGTCCGACCGCCTCCGCCACCGTCTCGTGAAAGGGGCCGCTTGA
- the phnC gene encoding phosphonate ABC transporter ATP-binding protein: protein MLLQVRNVTRLFGQKAAVDNVSFDVAKSGFVGIIGRSGAGKSTFLRLMNRLTDATSGEISFEDQNVLALQGADKRAWQSQCAMIFQQFNLVPRMDVASNVLHGILNRRSTVSTMFNFWPDDDVLKALAILDRLGIAEQATKRAEALSGGQQQRVAIARALMQDPKVILADEPIASLDPMNAQIVMDSLRRIHDEDGRMVIANLHTLDTARRYCDRVIGMRDGRIVFDGTPDQLTTGVARDIYGADASFSESATSTSIDALPSDADADYARRMLV from the coding sequence ATGCTGCTGCAAGTCCGGAACGTGACGCGCCTGTTCGGCCAAAAGGCCGCCGTCGACAACGTCAGCTTCGATGTGGCGAAATCGGGCTTTGTCGGCATCATCGGCCGCTCGGGTGCGGGCAAATCCACCTTCCTGCGCCTGATGAACCGCCTGACCGATGCGACCTCGGGCGAGATCAGCTTCGAAGACCAGAACGTTCTGGCCCTGCAAGGCGCCGACAAGCGGGCATGGCAAAGCCAGTGCGCGATGATCTTCCAGCAGTTCAACCTCGTGCCGCGCATGGATGTCGCCTCGAACGTGCTGCATGGTATCCTCAACCGTCGCTCGACCGTTTCGACCATGTTCAATTTCTGGCCCGATGACGACGTGCTCAAAGCCCTTGCCATCCTCGACCGTCTGGGTATCGCCGAACAGGCCACCAAGCGCGCCGAGGCGCTGTCGGGTGGCCAGCAGCAGCGCGTCGCCATCGCCCGCGCCCTGATGCAGGACCCCAAGGTCATTCTGGCGGATGAACCCATCGCCAGCCTCGACCCGATGAACGCGCAGATCGTGATGGACAGCTTGCGCCGGATCCATGACGAGGACGGCCGCATGGTCATCGCCAACCTGCACACGCTGGACACCGCGCGCCGCTATTGCGACCGCGTGATCGGGATGCGCGACGGACGCATCGTCTTTGACGGCACGCCCGACCAGCTGACCACGGGCGTCGCCCGCGACATCTACGGGGCCGATGCCTCGTTTTCCGAAAGCGCGACCTCGACCTCGATCGATGCGCTTCCCAGCGACGCCGACGCCGATTACGCGCGCCGGATGTTGGTCTGA